Proteins from one Pseudomonadota bacterium genomic window:
- a CDS encoding enoyl-CoA hydratase-related protein yields MKDEHVLYSHQDTVAVITLNRPEVKNAFSPEMISLWERYLKEAKQDDSVRVIIVTGNGDTFCSGGDIKDMAEGKLLSWGMKNFLWEGVHRIVLTMEDLDKPVIAAINGAAMGAGMDMALICDLRVCSDRARLAESYITMGLIPGDGGAYFLPRLVGTSKALELLLTGEMLSASEALDLGIVNRVVPHDLLMEETMKLAEKIANKPPLAVRMMKRAVYQAQTSTLRAHLDYISSQLSLLSETEDHREAALSFLEKRKPVFKGK; encoded by the coding sequence ATGAAAGACGAACACGTATTATACAGCCATCAGGACACGGTAGCTGTTATAACCCTTAACCGGCCTGAAGTAAAAAATGCTTTCAGCCCGGAAATGATATCCCTCTGGGAAAGATATCTCAAGGAAGCAAAACAGGATGACTCAGTAAGGGTTATTATCGTAACAGGCAATGGAGATACTTTCTGTTCAGGCGGGGATATAAAGGACATGGCAGAAGGAAAACTCCTTTCATGGGGCATGAAAAACTTCCTCTGGGAAGGTGTGCATCGGATTGTCCTTACCATGGAAGACCTTGACAAACCTGTCATTGCAGCAATCAACGGAGCTGCCATGGGAGCTGGCATGGATATGGCCCTTATATGCGATTTGCGTGTCTGCTCAGACAGAGCAAGGCTTGCCGAATCATATATCACAATGGGTCTGATACCCGGAGATGGCGGCGCTTATTTTCTGCCCCGTCTTGTGGGCACATCAAAAGCTCTGGAACTGCTTCTTACCGGCGAAATGCTCAGTGCTTCAGAGGCCCTGGATCTTGGGATTGTAAATAGAGTCGTTCCCCATGACTTGCTTATGGAAGAAACCATGAAACTGGCAGAAAAAATTGCCAATAAACCGCCTCTTGCTGTGAGAATGATGAAAAGGGCAGTATATCAGGCTCAGACAAGCACCTTAAGGGCTCACCTGGATTATATATCCTCGCAATTGTCTTTGCTTTCAGAAACAGAGGATCATAGAGAAGCTGCCCTGTCGTTTCTCGAAAAGAGAAAACCGGTTTTTAAAGGAAAATAA
- a CDS encoding acyl-CoA carboxylase subunit beta has protein sequence MKERIKRLRDVKAAASTGGGPEKIAKEHEKGKLSARERINLLLDPGSFNEFNMLVKHRIGAPGDGIVVGHGTIDGRRVCIFSHDATVMGGSQGYMHGRKLYKIHEMAFEMGVPLIGLNDSPGARVVRHEVAGSDDPYRVSDEKHAGVVFFMNARCSGVVPQISAILGNCTGGSVYSPALTDFIFMVDGLSHMCITGPRVIKSVMHEDVTLEELGGAKVHCQVTGVADFRVKTEQDCIDGIKKLLSYLPQNCYMRSERKDTQDDPERPTAILEKIVPGQPTQGYDMHKVIDAIVDEGDFFEIKREFAGEIIVGFARLDGCVVGIVANQPMVKAGCMSVDSSDKQARFIRFCDAFNIPIVLLVDTPGYLPGKGQEHAGIIRHGAKVLYALSEASVPKVAILLRKVYGGAALGMGILPGFGTDLVFGWPTTEVGAMGAAQAVDLFYGDEIKKAPNPEEFRNNKVKEYRDLYADPLALASEVTWVQDIIEPAETRRCLTRSLKLIENKGIARNAKRHGNIPL, from the coding sequence ATGAAAGAGCGCATAAAACGGCTTCGCGACGTCAAAGCAGCGGCTTCGACAGGAGGCGGTCCCGAGAAGATCGCCAAGGAACACGAGAAGGGTAAGTTGAGTGCCCGGGAGCGAATCAATCTGCTCCTCGACCCCGGCAGCTTCAATGAATTCAACATGCTGGTCAAGCACCGCATCGGTGCCCCTGGCGATGGGATCGTGGTTGGACATGGAACGATTGACGGCCGCAGGGTCTGCATTTTTTCACACGATGCCACCGTGATGGGCGGCTCGCAGGGCTACATGCACGGCAGAAAGCTGTACAAAATTCATGAGATGGCTTTTGAAATGGGCGTACCATTAATCGGCCTCAATGATTCGCCGGGCGCGCGGGTTGTCAGACACGAGGTTGCCGGCAGCGATGATCCTTACCGCGTGAGCGACGAGAAACACGCGGGCGTTGTCTTCTTTATGAATGCGCGCTGCTCCGGTGTAGTCCCACAGATTTCAGCCATATTGGGCAACTGCACAGGCGGATCAGTCTACTCACCTGCCCTGACGGATTTTATCTTCATGGTCGACGGACTTTCTCACATGTGCATAACCGGTCCCCGCGTCATAAAATCGGTCATGCACGAAGATGTGACGCTTGAAGAGCTGGGGGGCGCCAAGGTCCATTGTCAGGTAACGGGCGTCGCCGATTTTCGTGTTAAAACCGAGCAGGATTGCATTGATGGTATCAAGAAACTCCTGTCCTATCTTCCCCAAAATTGCTACATGCGGTCAGAGAGAAAAGACACTCAAGACGATCCTGAGCGTCCAACTGCTATTCTCGAGAAGATTGTACCCGGGCAACCGACTCAAGGCTACGACATGCACAAGGTGATCGACGCAATTGTTGATGAGGGCGATTTCTTCGAGATAAAGCGGGAGTTTGCGGGAGAAATTATTGTGGGTTTTGCGCGCCTTGACGGGTGCGTTGTTGGGATCGTGGCCAACCAGCCTATGGTAAAAGCAGGCTGCATGAGTGTAGACAGCTCAGACAAGCAGGCAAGGTTCATCCGTTTCTGCGACGCCTTTAACATTCCCATCGTGCTTCTCGTTGATACGCCGGGGTATCTACCCGGAAAGGGACAGGAACACGCCGGTATAATCCGCCATGGCGCAAAGGTCCTGTATGCCCTCTCTGAAGCCTCTGTCCCGAAGGTGGCCATACTACTGAGAAAAGTGTATGGCGGAGCAGCGCTCGGTATGGGCATACTGCCGGGATTTGGTACGGATCTTGTCTTTGGCTGGCCCACTACAGAGGTGGGGGCCATGGGCGCTGCACAGGCGGTGGACCTTTTTTATGGAGATGAGATCAAGAAAGCACCGAATCCCGAGGAGTTTCGTAACAACAAAGTCAAAGAATACAGGGACTTGTATGCAGATCCTTTGGCCCTGGCCTCCGAGGTGACGTGGGTTCAGGATATCATTGAACCCGCTGAGACTAGGCGATGTCTGACCCGCTCCCTGAAATTGATTGAAAATAAAGGAATTGCACGTAACGCGAAAAGACACGGCAATATTCCACTCTAA
- a CDS encoding acyl-CoA dehydrogenase family protein gives MNFDLTEEQAMARKMAHDFAEKEMLPTLRDYERRHEVNIGLIKKMASLGLLGVHLPQKYGGMEAGYVTAAIVWEQLSRASWTQTLISLGHAVLAGTILSKVASEEQKQKYLPDLCTGNLIVAMAAVEPNVGSDASAVETKASIDGDAWIINGSKNFITGGSIADVVLVLVQTEKELGPRGLALVAVEKDVPGFTATRGDMVGGRAGEISSLSFMDCRVPKANLVGDIGRGLQNALIGIDTARLFVSAGAIGMAQSCLDACIKYAKERYQFKKPIGGFQLVQETVARMHAEIETTRWQVYYAAELKNKGVPHAKELSSAKWLASELAVRVSAEAIRLHGAYGCSDEYPVEHHYRDAIMSTILGGTSEMHKLTIGRELLGINALS, from the coding sequence ATGAATTTTGATCTCACCGAAGAACAGGCTATGGCCAGGAAAATGGCTCATGATTTTGCCGAGAAAGAAATGCTGCCCACGCTACGAGACTATGAGCGCCGTCATGAAGTGAATATCGGGCTGATTAAAAAGATGGCGTCTCTGGGCTTGCTTGGAGTTCATTTACCTCAGAAGTACGGAGGTATGGAGGCTGGCTATGTCACGGCGGCCATCGTATGGGAACAGTTGAGCCGTGCAAGCTGGACGCAGACGCTCATCTCTTTGGGCCATGCCGTTCTTGCAGGCACCATCCTGAGTAAAGTGGCCAGTGAGGAGCAGAAACAAAAATATCTGCCGGATTTGTGCACAGGTAATCTGATTGTTGCCATGGCTGCGGTAGAACCTAATGTCGGCAGTGACGCCTCTGCTGTTGAGACAAAAGCTTCCATTGATGGTGATGCCTGGATAATCAACGGCAGTAAAAATTTCATCACGGGCGGTAGTATTGCGGACGTCGTGCTCGTTCTGGTACAGACAGAAAAGGAACTTGGCCCACGAGGCCTGGCGCTGGTTGCTGTGGAGAAAGATGTGCCGGGTTTCACCGCGACACGTGGCGACATGGTGGGGGGCAGGGCCGGCGAAATCTCCAGTCTGTCTTTTATGGATTGCCGGGTTCCAAAGGCAAATCTGGTCGGGGATATTGGTCGCGGACTTCAAAATGCTCTGATAGGGATTGATACTGCTCGCCTGTTTGTTTCCGCGGGCGCCATCGGAATGGCTCAGTCCTGTCTTGATGCGTGCATCAAATACGCCAAGGAGCGCTATCAATTCAAAAAACCGATTGGAGGATTCCAACTGGTGCAGGAGACAGTGGCGCGCATGCACGCCGAAATTGAGACCACGCGGTGGCAAGTCTATTATGCTGCTGAACTGAAAAACAAGGGCGTACCCCATGCTAAGGAGCTTTCATCCGCAAAATGGCTTGCCTCGGAGCTTGCAGTGCGGGTTAGCGCTGAAGCTATCCGGTTGCACGGTGCCTATGGCTGCTCGGACGAGTATCCTGTTGAGCATCATTACCGGGATGCGATCATGAGCACCATCCTGGGAGGCACATCGGAGATGCATAAGCTTACGATCGGGCGGGAATTGCTTGGCATCAATGCCTTAAGCTGA
- a CDS encoding type II toxin-antitoxin system RelE/ParE family toxin: MKVYQSKSFEKKVKKMSKPEKDSLDREINKIVENPCIGEEKKGDLRGVFVHKFKLKTTQYLLAYRKIGEDLELVMIGPHENYYRDLKQYLKT; this comes from the coding sequence ATGAAAGTATATCAGTCAAAATCATTTGAGAAGAAAGTCAAGAAGATGTCTAAACCTGAGAAAGACTCGTTGGATCGGGAAATAAATAAAATTGTGGAAAATCCATGCATCGGAGAGGAAAAAAAAGGTGACCTGCGAGGAGTATTCGTACATAAGTTTAAACTTAAGACTACGCAGTACCTGCTTGCATATCGAAAAATTGGTGAAGATTTGGAGCTTGTCATGATCGGTCCCCATGAAAACTATTATCGGGATTTGAAGCAGTATTTGAAGACTTGA
- a CDS encoding SemiSWEET transporter, which translates to MKDLIGYIAAILTTFALLPQIMRIWKLKEARDISIFMPLMTTTGSVLWLIYGILINEVPIIAANVIYLFFSLTVLFFTIKYR; encoded by the coding sequence ATGAAGGACTTAATCGGTTATATTGCAGCCATACTTACAACGTTTGCCCTGCTGCCTCAGATTATGCGAATCTGGAAACTCAAGGAAGCAAGAGACATTTCAATTTTTATGCCGCTTATGACAACAACCGGTTCAGTATTATGGCTCATCTACGGCATTTTGATCAATGAAGTACCCATAATAGCAGCAAATGTCATATATTTGTTCTTCTCATTGACAGTACTGTTTTTTACGATAAAATACCGTTAG
- a CDS encoding FkbM family methyltransferase, which yields MRRRKRIIGNLLSGPMFQPVWESLHKLSLHRMNYGRGATVEGGGEKWILRHLKEIFKDKEHLVIFDVGANSGQYTTELLKSFGNKADIFCFEPNTETFNLLVQNMAGKNNVHCFNVGLSDADHEALMYSNGATSGMASLYDRHLSHSGITMAPISTVSLTTLAGFCQHAGIDQIDFLKIDVEGHELSVLKGASGIVKPISFIQFEFGDCGIDSRTFFRDLFETLNPDYNVYRILHHGMRKIHRYSESLEIFKVTNYFAVLRTRNDS from the coding sequence TTGAGAAGACGCAAAAGGATTATAGGCAATTTACTTTCGGGACCGATGTTTCAACCTGTATGGGAGTCCCTTCACAAACTATCTTTGCACAGAATGAACTATGGACGCGGGGCAACGGTTGAAGGAGGCGGGGAGAAATGGATACTAAGGCATCTGAAGGAAATATTCAAAGATAAGGAACATCTGGTTATCTTTGATGTGGGTGCGAACAGCGGTCAATATACCACTGAATTGCTTAAATCATTCGGGAACAAGGCTGATATCTTCTGTTTTGAGCCAAATACGGAAACTTTTAACCTGCTTGTGCAGAATATGGCCGGCAAGAATAATGTTCATTGCTTTAATGTCGGTCTAAGCGACGCAGATCATGAGGCGCTTATGTATTCAAACGGAGCAACTTCCGGAATGGCGTCCCTTTACGATAGACACCTGAGTCACTCAGGCATCACAATGGCGCCGATTTCTACTGTGAGCCTTACCACACTGGCCGGGTTTTGCCAACACGCTGGTATCGATCAAATAGACTTCCTGAAAATAGATGTTGAAGGACACGAACTGAGCGTATTAAAAGGAGCTTCCGGCATTGTTAAGCCAATCAGCTTCATTCAGTTCGAATTTGGAGACTGCGGTATAGACTCAAGAACTTTTTTTCGCGATCTATTTGAAACGCTGAATCCAGATTATAATGTATATCGTATTCTTCATCATGGCATGAGAAAAATACACCGATACAGTGAATCTCTCGAAATTTTCAAAGTAACCAATTATTTCGCAGTTCTCAGAACAAGAAATGACTCCTGA
- a CDS encoding ParB/RepB/Spo0J family partition protein: MATKKTVENPEFLYLPMGSIIVEEQIRSAVDTTSESFKALMSSIKDKGVLEPVLVTQKDDKYLLLCGERRYLAAQKLDMETIPARIVNTVTQKDEILAIQLTENLQREDLNPIDQANGILAYFQAKHPDKGYNLDGVMSEIMNYNLKPDSVSKEVTDTVSVIAVISGKSTRTLLRTISLLKLVPKIQDVIQAGKLPVSQGYLFAANLGSPDFFTIFDEIMETPVTNVKLEKMLTAYKRRKPESTYQKPIPIKKKVTVLQNAKSYFEKKTGMYAKSDIQTFLDELRVLVSFIEKQVETAPEIVPIKPVKKPVPQV, translated from the coding sequence ATGGCAACAAAGAAAACAGTGGAAAACCCGGAATTTCTGTACCTGCCAATGGGAAGCATTATAGTGGAAGAACAGATTCGTTCAGCCGTTGACACAACAAGCGAGTCATTTAAAGCTCTTATGTCGTCAATTAAAGACAAGGGTGTATTAGAGCCTGTACTTGTAACTCAAAAAGACGACAAGTATCTGCTCCTCTGCGGGGAACGCCGTTATTTGGCAGCCCAAAAACTCGATATGGAAACAATCCCGGCAAGAATTGTTAATACAGTCACCCAAAAAGATGAAATACTTGCCATCCAATTAACGGAAAATCTCCAGAGAGAAGACTTAAATCCCATAGATCAGGCCAATGGCATACTTGCCTACTTCCAGGCAAAACACCCTGACAAAGGGTACAATCTGGATGGGGTAATGAGCGAAATAATGAATTATAACCTCAAGCCTGACTCTGTATCAAAGGAAGTGACGGACACTGTGTCCGTCATCGCTGTAATATCCGGAAAGTCAACACGGACGCTACTTCGCACGATATCCCTCCTAAAACTCGTTCCTAAAATTCAGGACGTAATTCAGGCAGGAAAACTTCCTGTTTCCCAGGGATATCTCTTTGCCGCTAACCTTGGAAGTCCTGACTTTTTCACCATATTTGATGAAATAATGGAGACGCCTGTAACCAATGTTAAATTAGAGAAAATGCTTACCGCATACAAAAGGAGAAAACCAGAATCAACATATCAGAAACCCATACCTATTAAAAAGAAGGTTACTGTCTTACAAAATGCAAAATCATACTTTGAGAAAAAGACCGGGATGTATGCGAAATCAGATATTCAGACATTCCTTGATGAACTGCGGGTCTTAGTCTCATTCATAGAAAAGCAGGTTGAAACAGCCCCTGAGATTGTGCCAATCAAACCGGTTAAAAAACCTGTTCCGCAGGTGTGA
- a CDS encoding ParB N-terminal domain-containing protein yields the protein MILNGRFWYRGTWGHSILVTQKDDKYLLLCGERRYLAAQKLGMETIPVRIFNTVTQKDEILAIQLTENLQREGLFQF from the coding sequence TTGATCCTCAATGGCCGTTTTTGGTACCGGGGAACATGGGGACATTCTATACTTGTAACTCAAAAAGACGACAAGTACCTGCTCCTCTGTGGGGAAAGACGTTATTTGGCAGCCCAAAAACTCGGTATGGAAACAATCCCGGTAAGAATTTTTAATACAGTCACCCAAAAAGATGAAATACTGGCCATCCAGCTAACAGAGAATCTCCAGAGAGAGGGGTTATTCCAATTCTAA